A portion of the Glycine max cultivar Williams 82 chromosome 10, Glycine_max_v4.0, whole genome shotgun sequence genome contains these proteins:
- the LOC100797771 gene encoding vacuolar protein-sorting-associated protein 37 homolog 1 isoform X1, with protein sequence MVCLCISFIIKVNKLIIQTTFFACTVYSLNNSSDIFFLFFELGSVDELRKLLSNKDVYQQFLSSHDEVKIQNNVNDDLCKENLQLADENLRKEPRVVELRNQYKIICTTELAVAQEKLNELEKQKEEMLKLNSPLYLLQWIQEAMNNTEEESENLHQQVLDREIDLGAFLQKYKKLRTAYHRKSLIHLAARTSNI encoded by the exons ATGGTATGTTTGTGCAttagttttattataaaagtcaataaacttatcatacaaACTACTTTCTTTGCTTGCACTgtttattctttaaataataGTAGTGatatctttttcctcttttttgaaCTTGGCAGTGTTGATGAGTTGCGGAAGCTTTTATCTAACAAAGATGTGTATCAGCAGTTTTTAAGTTCACATGATGAGGTCAAGATTCAGAATAAT GTGAATGATGATCTTTGCAAGGAGAATCTGCAGCTTGCCG ATGAAAATCTACGAAAGGAACCTCGTGTTGTGGAACTCAGGAACCAG tataaaataatttgtacaaCTGAGTTGGCTGTGGCTCAAGAGAAACTGAATGAGCTTGAGAAGCAGAAAGAGGAAATGTTGAAGTTGAATTCCCCACTATACCTTCTCCAATGGATTCAAG AGGCTATGAATAATACAGAAGAGGAATCTGAAAATCTGCATCAGCAAGTCCTTGACAGAGAGATTGACCTTGGAGCTTTTCTGCAGAAATACAAAAAGCTACGTACTGCTTACCACAGGAAAAGTCTCATACATCTTGCAGCTAGAACATCAAATATATAG
- the LOC100798300 gene encoding aspartic proteinase 36 isoform X2, with the protein MRCCIPTLLAVITVLLSAVHGVFLPLERSIPPTSHRVEVAALRARDRARHARMLRGVVDFSVQGTSDPNSVGLYYTKVKMGTPPKEFNVQIDTGSDILWVNCNTCSNCPQSSQLGIELNFFDTVGSSTAALIPCSDLICTSGVQGAAAECSPRVNQCSYTFQYGDGSGTSGYYVSDAMYFNLIMGQPPAVNSTATIVFGCSISQSGDLTKTDKAVDGIFGFGPGPLSVVSQLSSQGITPKVFSHCLKGDGNGGGILVLGEILEPSIVYSPLVPSQPHYNLNLQSIAVNGQPLPINPAVFSISNNRGGTIVDCGTTLAYLIQEAYDPLVTAINTAVSQSARQTNSKGNQCYLVSTSIGDIFPLVSLNFEGGASMVLKPEQYLMHNGYLDGAEMWCVGFQKLQEGASILGDLVLKDKIVVYDIAQQRIGWANYDCSLSVNVSVTMSKDEYINAGQLHVSSSKIHILSKLLPEDDMQFRIKLTTSKGMDSS; encoded by the exons ATGCGGTGTTGCATTCCGACGTTGTTGGCCGTAATCACCGTACTGTTGTCGGCGGTGCACGGCGTTTTCCTTCCTCTGGAGCGGAGCATTCCTCCGACGAGCCACCGCGTGGAGGTGGCGGCGCTGAGGGCCCGCGATAGAGCCCGCCATGCCCGCATGTTGCGCGGCGTCGTCGACTTCTCCGTCCAAGGCACCTCCGATCCAAACTCCGTTGG GTTGTATTATACGAAAGTGAAGATGGGAACTCCTCCTAAAGAGTTTAACGTTCAGATTGATACGGGGAGTGATATATTGTGGGTGAATTGCAATACTTGCAGTAATTGTCCTCAGTCTAGTCAACTAGGG ATTGAGCTTAATTTCTTTGACACGGTTGGCTCATCCACGGCAGCGTTGATTCCCTGCTCGGACCTGATATGCACTTCTGGAGTCCAGGGTGCTGCTGCTGAGTGCTCCCCGAGGGTTAATCAGTGCAGCTACACCTTTCAGTATGGAGATGGGAGTGGGACATCGGGTTATTATGTTTCGGATGCAATGTATTTTAACTTGATCATGGGACAGCCTCCGGCAGTTAACTCTACGGCTACCATTGTTTTTGG GTGTAGCATTAGTCAGTCTGGAGATTTGACTAAGACAGATAAGGCAGTTGATGGAATTTTTGGGTTTGGCCCTGGACCTCTATCTGTTGTATCACAATTGTCATCTCAAGGAATAACACCCAAAGTTTTCTCTCATTGCTTAAAGGGAGACGGCAATGGAGGAGGCATTCTAGTTCTTGGTGAGATTTTGGAGCCAAGTATTGTTTATAGTCCACTTGTCCCATCACA GCCTCATTACAACTTGAATCTTCAGAGTATTGCTGTCAATGGGCAACCTCTCCCAATTAATCCAGCTGTATTTTCAATATCTAACAACCGAGGAGGGACTATAGTTGACTGTGGTACAACATTGGCATATCTTATTCAAGAAGCTTATGATCCTCTTGTCACTGCT ATAAATACTGCCGTGTCACAATCTGCTAGGCAAACAAATTCCAAAGGAAACCAGTGTTATCTGGTCTCAACCAG TATAGGTGACATTTTTCCTTTGGTAAGTTTAAACTTTGAGGGTGGAGCATCAATGGTTTTAAAACCAGAGCAGTACCTTATGCATAATGGTTACCTT GATGGTGCAGAAATGTGGTGCGTTGGTTTCCAGAAATTGCAGGAGGGAGCCTCAATTTTAGGAG ATCTTGTCCTAAAGGATAAGATAGTTGTGTATGACATAGCTCAACAACGAATTGGATGGGCTAACTATGACT GTTCTTTGTCTGTAAATGTTTCGGTGACTATGAGCAAGGACGAGTACATCAATGCAGGGCAGCTTCATGTTAGCAGCTCCAAAATACACATTCTTTCTAAGTTACTACCT
- the LOC100798300 gene encoding aspartic proteinase 36 isoform X1 — translation MRCCIPTLLAVITVLLSAVHGVFLPLERSIPPTSHRVEVAALRARDRARHARMLRGVVDFSVQGTSDPNSVGLYYTKVKMGTPPKEFNVQIDTGSDILWVNCNTCSNCPQSSQLGIELNFFDTVGSSTAALIPCSDLICTSGVQGAAAECSPRVNQCSYTFQYGDGSGTSGYYVSDAMYFNLIMGQPPAVNSTATIVFGCSISQSGDLTKTDKAVDGIFGFGPGPLSVVSQLSSQGITPKVFSHCLKGDGNGGGILVLGEILEPSIVYSPLVPSQPHYNLNLQSIAVNGQPLPINPAVFSISNNRGGTIVDCGTTLAYLIQEAYDPLVTAINTAVSQSARQTNSKGNQCYLVSTSIGDIFPLVSLNFEGGASMVLKPEQYLMHNGYLDGAEMWCVGFQKLQEGASILGDLVLKDKIVVYDIAQQRIGWANYDCSLSVNVSVTMSKDEYINAGQLHVSSSKIHILSKLLPEDDMQFRIKLTTSKGMDSSYLSKAHLPLQFT, via the exons ATGCGGTGTTGCATTCCGACGTTGTTGGCCGTAATCACCGTACTGTTGTCGGCGGTGCACGGCGTTTTCCTTCCTCTGGAGCGGAGCATTCCTCCGACGAGCCACCGCGTGGAGGTGGCGGCGCTGAGGGCCCGCGATAGAGCCCGCCATGCCCGCATGTTGCGCGGCGTCGTCGACTTCTCCGTCCAAGGCACCTCCGATCCAAACTCCGTTGG GTTGTATTATACGAAAGTGAAGATGGGAACTCCTCCTAAAGAGTTTAACGTTCAGATTGATACGGGGAGTGATATATTGTGGGTGAATTGCAATACTTGCAGTAATTGTCCTCAGTCTAGTCAACTAGGG ATTGAGCTTAATTTCTTTGACACGGTTGGCTCATCCACGGCAGCGTTGATTCCCTGCTCGGACCTGATATGCACTTCTGGAGTCCAGGGTGCTGCTGCTGAGTGCTCCCCGAGGGTTAATCAGTGCAGCTACACCTTTCAGTATGGAGATGGGAGTGGGACATCGGGTTATTATGTTTCGGATGCAATGTATTTTAACTTGATCATGGGACAGCCTCCGGCAGTTAACTCTACGGCTACCATTGTTTTTGG GTGTAGCATTAGTCAGTCTGGAGATTTGACTAAGACAGATAAGGCAGTTGATGGAATTTTTGGGTTTGGCCCTGGACCTCTATCTGTTGTATCACAATTGTCATCTCAAGGAATAACACCCAAAGTTTTCTCTCATTGCTTAAAGGGAGACGGCAATGGAGGAGGCATTCTAGTTCTTGGTGAGATTTTGGAGCCAAGTATTGTTTATAGTCCACTTGTCCCATCACA GCCTCATTACAACTTGAATCTTCAGAGTATTGCTGTCAATGGGCAACCTCTCCCAATTAATCCAGCTGTATTTTCAATATCTAACAACCGAGGAGGGACTATAGTTGACTGTGGTACAACATTGGCATATCTTATTCAAGAAGCTTATGATCCTCTTGTCACTGCT ATAAATACTGCCGTGTCACAATCTGCTAGGCAAACAAATTCCAAAGGAAACCAGTGTTATCTGGTCTCAACCAG TATAGGTGACATTTTTCCTTTGGTAAGTTTAAACTTTGAGGGTGGAGCATCAATGGTTTTAAAACCAGAGCAGTACCTTATGCATAATGGTTACCTT GATGGTGCAGAAATGTGGTGCGTTGGTTTCCAGAAATTGCAGGAGGGAGCCTCAATTTTAGGAG ATCTTGTCCTAAAGGATAAGATAGTTGTGTATGACATAGCTCAACAACGAATTGGATGGGCTAACTATGACT GTTCTTTGTCTGTAAATGTTTCGGTGACTATGAGCAAGGACGAGTACATCAATGCAGGGCAGCTTCATGTTAGCAGCTCCAAAATACACATTCTTTCTAAGTTACTACCT
- the LOC100809455 gene encoding protein RGF1 INDUCIBLE TRANSCRIPTION FACTOR 1, with protein sequence MGTMLVPPWLEPLLNTSFFNVCRIHGDAARSECNMFCLDCNENAFCFYCRSSKHKDHQVIQIRRSSYHDVVRVAEIQKVLDISGVQTYVINSARVLFLNERPQPKSGKGVAHICEICGRSLLDPFRFCSLGCKLVGIKRNGDASFTLDAKNEASTMEGMSRRSVSSRHHQEEELREGSQQDMYPATPSPPASNARRRKGIPHRAPFGS encoded by the exons ATG GGCACAATGTTGGTGCCACCATGGCTTGAGCCACTCCTAAACACATCCTTCTTCAATGTGTGTCGGATTCACGGAGATGCCGCGAGGAGCGAATGTAACATGTTTTGTCTCGACTGCAATGAGAATGCGTTTTGCTTCTATTGCCGTTCCTCAAAACACAAGGATCACCAAGTCATTCag ATACGGAGATCTTCGTATCACGATGTAGTGAGGGTGGCGGAAATTCAGAAAGTGTTGGACATTAGTGGAGTTCAAACATATGTGATCAACAGTGCCAGAGTTTTGTTTCTGAATGAGAGGCCTCAACCAAAGTCTGGAAAAGGAGTAGCTCACATTTGTGAGATTTGTGGAAGAAGCCTCTTGGACCCATTTCGCTTCTGTTCTTTGGGGTGTAAG CTTGTAGGAATAAAGAGAAATGGGGATGCAAGTTTTACTTTGGATGCTAAAAATGAGGCATCAACAATGGAGGGTATGTCAAGGAGATCGGTTTCTTCAAGACATCATCAAGAAGAAGAATTGCGTGAAGGCTCACAACAAGACATGTACCCGGCCACACCTTCTCCACCTGCTTCAAACGCAAGGAGAAGAAAAGGGATTCCTCATAGGGCACCTTTTGGCtcctaa
- the LOC100797771 gene encoding vacuolar protein-sorting-associated protein 37 homolog 1 isoform X2, producing the protein MSTKFRGSQEHQHGSSSSSSNTSHVPPAQAAGLVAILKDKSVDELRKLLSNKDVYQQFLSSHDEVKIQNNVNDDLCKENLQLADENLRKEPRVVELRNQYKIICTTELAVAQEKLNELEKQKEEMLKLNSPLYLLQWIQEAMNNTEEESENLHQQVLDREIDLGAFLQKYKKLRTAYHRKSLIHLAARTSNI; encoded by the exons ATGTCCACTAAATTTCG GGGATCACAAGAACATCAACatggttcttcttcttccagcAGCAACACTTCACACGTCCCCCCTGCCCAAGCTGCTGGACTTGTTGCTATTTTGAAGGATAAAAG TGTTGATGAGTTGCGGAAGCTTTTATCTAACAAAGATGTGTATCAGCAGTTTTTAAGTTCACATGATGAGGTCAAGATTCAGAATAAT GTGAATGATGATCTTTGCAAGGAGAATCTGCAGCTTGCCG ATGAAAATCTACGAAAGGAACCTCGTGTTGTGGAACTCAGGAACCAG tataaaataatttgtacaaCTGAGTTGGCTGTGGCTCAAGAGAAACTGAATGAGCTTGAGAAGCAGAAAGAGGAAATGTTGAAGTTGAATTCCCCACTATACCTTCTCCAATGGATTCAAG AGGCTATGAATAATACAGAAGAGGAATCTGAAAATCTGCATCAGCAAGTCCTTGACAGAGAGATTGACCTTGGAGCTTTTCTGCAGAAATACAAAAAGCTACGTACTGCTTACCACAGGAAAAGTCTCATACATCTTGCAGCTAGAACATCAAATATATAG
- the LOC100305523 gene encoding uncharacterized protein LOC100305523, which produces MATCLRLGRFTTIDSLSLFVSTARFSFSSSSSSSSSSSSSGKSKTGKKLMDRLSTVIDAVNDRKLPPELRGQRSNVRSETDIINVVEQRIWHTMEEGKFENLPGKGKPLKLDTNPHADPAEDTLYRILSKNGYAPEWVELNKEIRSKISEWRKSLKKAWATKCSGDHSEWVESSEALKSQLREINDKVFRYNLIVPFGRQMFGLKWEKELGYLEEK; this is translated from the exons ATGGCGACGTGTCTTCGCCTTGGGAGATTTACGACTATTGATTCGCTCTCTCTCTTCGTTTCCACCGCTAGATTCTCCTTTTCTTCATCATCTTCGTCGTCGTCCTCGTCGTCATCTTCCGGTAAGTCCAAGACGGGGAAGAAGCTGATGGATCGTCTTTCCACCGTTATCGACGCCGTCAATGATCGCAAACTACCTCCTGAGCTACGTGGCCAGCGCAGCAATGTCAG GTCAGAAACTGACATTATCAACGTTGTTGAGCAAAGAATATGGCATACCATGGAAGAAGGGAAGTTTGAGAATTTGCCAGGCAAAGGCAAGCCGCTTAAGCTCGACACAAATCCTCATGCAGATCCAGCTGAAGACACCCTGTACCGTATCCTGTCAAAAAACGGATATGCACCGGAGTGGGTTGAACTTAACAAAGAGATTAGATCTAAAATATCTGAATGGAGGAAGTCCTTGAAGAAAGCTTGGGCTACTAAGTGCAGTGGAGATCACTCTGAGTGGGTTGAAAGTTCAGAGGCTTTGAAATCTCAGTTACGAGAAATCAATGATAAG GTTTTCCGTTATAACCTTATTGTGCCTTTTGGTCGGCAAATGTTTGGCCTTAAGTGGGAGAAAGAGCTAGGTTACTTAGAAGAAAAATGA